A single Entelurus aequoreus isolate RoL-2023_Sb linkage group LG11, RoL_Eaeq_v1.1, whole genome shotgun sequence DNA region contains:
- the LOC133660378 gene encoding zinc finger and SCAN domain-containing protein 2-like — protein MISFKAFLNEKLAAVAEEIFGAVEKTIDEYKEEICRMKDLEIGRLRMQLKLIKTDPCIGVELQEHTHHHQPPPPPQQQDEAAAAADMEAPHSEEEASSSSLEHFNEPARVKTEPQRNHKEFWLGHGSEEQLEDLESDIKDFMSTASGVKNSLQDLPALPFYLYHNSMGEEGKEKPYGCSVCEKRFANCSHLAAHIRTHTGERPYRCDICRKSFVTTSALNRHQTIHTEGKHYVCIYCSKAFKWMESLGRHVRIAHKRHNAPE, from the exons ATGATATCTTTTAAAGCTTTTCTCAACGAGAAACTGGCAGCGGTGGCGGAGGAGATATTCGGGGCCGTCGAAAAGACAATAGACGAGTACAAAGAGGAAATATGCCGTATGAAGGACCTGGAGATAGGCCGCCTTAGGATGCAGCTCAAGCTCATCAAGACAG ATCCATGCATTGGAGTAGAGCTGCAGGAGCACACCCATCACCACCAGCCTCCTCCTCCACCTCAGCAGCAGGatgaagcagcagcagcagcagacatGGAGGCCCCACACAGTGAGGAGGAAGCCAGTAGCAGCAGTTTGGAGCATTTTAATGAGCCTGCTCGGGTGAAGACGGAGCCCCAGAGGAACCACAAGGAGTTCTGGCTGGGCCACGGCTCAGAGGAGCAGCTGGAGGATTTGGAGTCGGACATTAAAGACTTCATGTCCACCGCCTCCGGTGTGAAGAACAGTTTGCAGGACCTCCCGGCTCTGCCCTTCTATTTGTACCACAACAGCATGGGGGAGGAGGGCAAGGAGAAGCCCTACGGCTGCAGCGTTTGCGAGAAGCGCTTTGCCAACTGCTCCCACCTGGCCGCTCACATCAGGACGCACACGGGCGAGAGGCCCTACAGGTGTGACATATGCAGGAAGAGCTTCGTCACCACCAGTGCCCTCAACAGACACCAGACCATACACACCGAGGGCAAACACTACGTGTGCATTTACTGCAGTAAAGCCTTTAAATGGATGGAGTCTCTTGGCAGGCATGTGAGAATTGCGCACAAGAGACATAACGCCCCTGAATGA